CATCGTTCCCGTGAGCGCGGTCATCGGACGCGCCGACGTCATCGGCGTCGTCCGGCCTGGCGAGCACGGCAGCACCTTCGGCGGAAACCCTCTCGCTGCCGCCGTCGGACTCGCCGTCGTCGAACTGCTCGAGACCGGCGAGATACAGCGCCGGTCGCGCGAACTCGGCACGCACCTGCTGCACCGCCTGAACGAACTCGTCGGTCACGGCCTGCTCGCCGTGCGCGGCGTCGGGCTGTGGGCGGGCATCGACGTCGACCCGCAGCTCGCCACGGGGCGTGAGGTGTGCGAGGCGCTGCTCGAGCGCGGGGTGCTCGCCAAAGACACCCACGGCTCGACCATTCGCCTGGCTCCGCCGATCGTCATCGAGCGCGACGATCTCGACTGGGCAGTCGACCAGCTGGCCGACGTGCTGGAGGCATTCGCGAGTCGGTCGTGACGGGCGCACGCGGTTCCTGAGAATTGGGGCGTGCGTCCCGAGCGAGGTTAGGCTAACCTAACTTCACGGCGCCACAGTCGGCGCCGCCTGCCGGAGTCTCCGCCAGGTCCATCCCTCTTCTCTCCTGGAGCTGATATTCGCATGCGCGCTCGACGCCTACTCGCCCCCGCAGCCCTCACCGCCGTCATCGCCCTGATGGCCGGATGTGCTTCGGGGGACCCCAGCACCGACCCCGCCGACCCCACCACGGCACCGCCCGCCGACGCCGGGTCGTTCACGCTCTACTCCGGCCGCAACGAGGCCCTCGTGCAGCCGCTGATCAACCAGTTCACCGCAGAGACGGGCATCGCCGTCGAGGTGCGCTACGGCAACACCGCCGAGCTCGGCGCCCTGCTGCTCGAAGAGGGCGAGGCAACTCCGGCCGACGTGTTCCTGTCGCAGGACGCCGGCGCGCTCGGGGCGCTCAGCGCCGCCGATCTGTTCGCGCCGCTCCCCGACGACATTGCCGGGGCGGTGCCGCAGGGCTTCACCTCGACCGACGGTAGCTGGGTCGGCGTGACCGGCCGCGCTCGTGTCGTCGTGTACGACGGCGAGCAGTACGACGAGGCCGAGCTGCCGAACACGATCGACGGCTACGTCGACGGCAGCTTCGACGGCACCATCGGTGTCGCCCCGACGAACGCGAGCTTCCAGTCAGCCGTCACGGCCCACCGCGTGCTCGAGGGAGACGACGCGGCCGAACAGTGGCTGACCCAGCTGCAGGCGGCCGACATTGAGATCTTCGACAGCAACGGCGCGATCCTGACCGCCGTCAACGAGGGTGCCGTCGATACGGGCCTCATCAACCACTACTACTGGTACCGCCAGGCGGCCGAGGTGGGCGCCGAGAACATGCGCGCACAGCTGAAGTACCTCGAGGCGGGCGACCCCGGCTCGATCGTGAACGTCACCGGTGCCGGCATCATGGCCGGGTCGGCCGACAACGCGGCCGCCCTCGCCTTTGTCGAGTACCTCATCTCGGAGGCCGGGCAGGACTACTTCGTCGAGCAGGTCTTCGAGTACCCCCTGGTTCCCGGCATCGCCGAGCCCGAGGGCGTTCCGCCGCTCGAGTCGCTGCTCAACCCCGAGCTCGACCTGAGCGATCTTGACGACCTGTCGACGACGCAGGAGATGCTCGCCCGGGTGGGCCTCATCTAGTGAGTGCTTCACTGGTCGTATGACCACGCTCGCGCGCACGAGGCCGACGGGGACGGACACACGTCCGCCCCTCGGCCTCGTCATGCTCGCGACGATCGCAGCGGCGGCCGCAGCGATCCCGCTCGTCTACCTCGTCGTGCGCGCCGGGGGTACGGGACTCGAGTCGATCATCCAGACGCTGTCGCGGGGCCGCGTTCTCGAGTACTCGATGAACACGCTCGGCCTCGCCCTCGCGACGACGTTTTCGGCACTCGTGCTCGGCGCGGCGATCGCGGTGGTCTTGACGCGCATCCGCGTGCCGTTTCCCCGCACGTGGCTGCTGCTGTCGGCGCTCCCACTGGCCGTGCCCTCGTACCTCGCCGGGTACGGCTGGCTCGTGTCGATTCCGACGCTGAGCGGGTTCGTGCCGAGTTGGCTGCTGCTGACCGCGGTCACGGTCCCCTACGTGACGCTGCCCGTCGCGGCTGCTCTGCGCAGCGCGACCGGCGACCTTGAAGGCGTCGCCCGCAGCCTCGGCCGAGGGCCGATCGGCGCGTTCTTCGTCGCGACCTGGCCGCAGATTCGGCCCGCCGCGATCGCCGGTTCGCTGCTCGTCGCCCTGTACTCGTTGAGCGAGTTCGGCCTCGTCGCGATGATGCGCTACCCGACCCTCACCTGGGGCATCAATTCGGCCTACTCGGCGAGCTTCGACCGTGCCCAGGCCGCCACCCTCGCGCTGCTGCTCGTCGTGATGGCGCTCGTCGTCGTCGCGGGCGAGCGCGGCGCGCGCCGCCAGTTGCCAAGCACCGTCGCGCGCGCGGTGCGCCCGCGCCCCATCGGGCGAGGGATGCTGATCGCGCTTCTCCCGGTCGTGGCCGTCGCGCCCGTGGTCGGCGTATTCGTGCCGCTCGCGGGGTTGGCCACGCGCCTGGTGCAGGCCGACACGCTGCGGGCGATCGACGTGCCGAGGTTGCTCGCAGCCGTCGGCGCGACCCTCGGAGTGGCGGTCGCCGCCGCGGTGGTCGCCACCCTGCTCGCTCTGCCCATCGCGGCGCTCGCCTCTCGCTATCGGGGCCGCCTCGTCACGGCGATCGAGTCGGTCGGCTACCTGGGCCACGCCCTGCCGGGAATCGTCGTCGGATTGTCGCTCGTGTTCTTCGCCCTCGCTGTCGTCCCCGCGCTCTACCAGAGCGTTGTCGTGCTCGTCTTCGCCTACGCCGTGCTGTTCATGCCGAAGGCGATTGGCACGATGCGCGCGGGTCTCGGCGACGTGCCGCCTCGCCTCATCGCGGTCGCCCGCACGACCGGGGTGTCGCCGCTCGCCGCGTGGTGGCGCGTCACCGTGCCGCTCGCCCTGCCCGCGGTGGGCGTCGGCGCCCTGCTCGTTGCCATCGCGACGATGAAAGAATTGCCGGCAACACTGCTGCTGCGGCCGACGGGAATCAACACCCTCGCCACGGAGTTGTGGAATAGGACGGTCGTGTTCGAATTCGGCGCGGCCGCCCCGTACGCCGCGCTGCTGGTGCTCGTCGCCGCGGTTCCGGCCATGATCCTGTCCGGAGTGCGTACAACCGCCAAGGAGGAGCTGTGAGCGAGTTCGTCGTCGAGAACGCGAGCGTCGACTACGGGTTGACGGTCGGCGTTGCCGACGTGTCGTTGCGCGTGAACTCCGGCGAACTCGTCGCCGTTCTCGGCCCGTCGGGGTGTGGAAAGACGACGCTGCTGCTCGCGATCGCGGGCCTGCTTCCGCTGAGCAGCGGGCGCATCGCCGTCGGCGAGCGCGAGCTGTCAAGCCCGAGCGGCACGGTGCCACCCGAGAAGCGGGGCGTGGGCTGGGTGCCGCAGGAAGCATCCCTGTTCCCGCACCTCAGCGTCGGCGAAAACATCGGTTTTGCGCTGAGCGGTGGTGCGCGACGCGGGGGCGCACGGGGTCGCGAGCGCTCGGCCCGCATCGCCGAACTCGCCGAGCTGGTCGGCCTGGAAGGCCTCGTCGGCCGCGCACCCAACCAGCTGTCGGGAGGCCAGGCTCAGCGCGTTGCATTGGCGCGCGCGCTCGCTCCGCGGCCCGACGTGCTGCTGCTCGATGAGCCGTTCGCCGCGCTCGACACCCAACTGCGCGTG
The sequence above is a segment of the Microcella alkaliphila genome. Coding sequences within it:
- a CDS encoding extracellular solute-binding protein, translated to MRARRLLAPAALTAVIALMAGCASGDPSTDPADPTTAPPADAGSFTLYSGRNEALVQPLINQFTAETGIAVEVRYGNTAELGALLLEEGEATPADVFLSQDAGALGALSAADLFAPLPDDIAGAVPQGFTSTDGSWVGVTGRARVVVYDGEQYDEAELPNTIDGYVDGSFDGTIGVAPTNASFQSAVTAHRVLEGDDAAEQWLTQLQAADIEIFDSNGAILTAVNEGAVDTGLINHYYWYRQAAEVGAENMRAQLKYLEAGDPGSIVNVTGAGIMAGSADNAAALAFVEYLISEAGQDYFVEQVFEYPLVPGIAEPEGVPPLESLLNPELDLSDLDDLSTTQEMLARVGLI
- a CDS encoding ABC transporter permease, which translates into the protein MTTLARTRPTGTDTRPPLGLVMLATIAAAAAAIPLVYLVVRAGGTGLESIIQTLSRGRVLEYSMNTLGLALATTFSALVLGAAIAVVLTRIRVPFPRTWLLLSALPLAVPSYLAGYGWLVSIPTLSGFVPSWLLLTAVTVPYVTLPVAAALRSATGDLEGVARSLGRGPIGAFFVATWPQIRPAAIAGSLLVALYSLSEFGLVAMMRYPTLTWGINSAYSASFDRAQAATLALLLVVMALVVVAGERGARRQLPSTVARAVRPRPIGRGMLIALLPVVAVAPVVGVFVPLAGLATRLVQADTLRAIDVPRLLAAVGATLGVAVAAAVVATLLALPIAALASRYRGRLVTAIESVGYLGHALPGIVVGLSLVFFALAVVPALYQSVVVLVFAYAVLFMPKAIGTMRAGLGDVPPRLIAVARTTGVSPLAAWWRVTVPLALPAVGVGALLVAIATMKELPATLLLRPTGINTLATELWNRTVVFEFGAAAPYAALLVLVAAVPAMILSGVRTTAKEEL